The following DNA comes from Chryseobacterium gallinarum.
CCGTCCGAGTGATGATGCTACGATTTACGGATTTTTGATCCCTTCCAACTTATTTGCGGTAGTAAGTCTTCGCCAGGCAGCGGAAATGGTTTCGCAAATCAAAAATGAAAAAACATTGGCTCAGCAATTAACCAGTCTTGCCGATGAGGTGGATGCAGCCATTAAAAAATATGGAATTTACAACCATCCTGAATATGGGAAAATATACGCTTTTGAAGTCAATGGTTTTGGAAGTTATAACCTGATGGATGATGCCAACTGCCCTAGTTTACTGGGATTACCATATTTAGGAGCCGTAAAGGAAGACGATCCTGTCTACCTGAATACAAGAAAATATGTATGGTCACAAGATAATCCATTCTTTTTCAAAGGTAAACTGGCGGAAGGAATCGGAGGGCCACATATTGGTCTCGATATGATCTGGCCGATGAGTATCATTATGAAAGCCCTTACCACAAAGGATAAAGGTGAGATTAAATGGTGTATTGATACGTTGCAGAAAACCCATGGCGGGACAGGATTTATGCATGAATCATTCCATAAAGATGATGATAAAAAGTTTACCAGGGAATGGTTTGCATGGTCCAATACATTGTTTGGAGAATTACTATGGAAAACATTTAATGAAAATCCGGAGCTACTGACATAGTCCACCCTTTTATATTGCCCTTTTGTATAAGGTGTCTTTCTTGAAAAAGAAGGATGCCGGGGGAGTGCTGTATAAAATTGAAAACACCAAACCTTAAAATAAATATACAATGAAAAAAAAATCAATTTTTATTACACTGATGGCGCTGATCCTCCAGGCCGGCTCTCTACTGAATGCACAACAGCTTAATCCCGCAGGAATATGCTATGTAGAAGTAAATAACAATAACATCCTTAACGCAGGGGCGTACAAACTGCAGACATCAAATAGCTATTTATTTAATGTTGTAAATATTTTTGCGGCTAATATTAATTATGATGCAAACCGTGGAAGGGCTTATTTGTATAGCAATAACAATGTGACCAAAGTATTGACCAATGCGGATACATACATCAAACCCCTTCAGCAAAAAGGAATGAAAGTAGTACTGACTATTCTGGGAAATCACCAGGGAGCCGGTATCTGCAATTTTCCTACCCGCGAGGCTGCCAGAGATTTTGCATTACAACTGGCCAACACTGTCAATACATACGGATTGGACGGGATCGATTTCGATGATGAATATTCGGAATATGGTAATAACGGAACCGGACAGCCTAATGACAGTTCTTTTGTAATGCTCGTCCAGGAGCTGAGAGCCCTTTTACCGGACAAGCTTATCTCATTTTATTACTATGGCCCCGCAGCTTCAAGACTATCCTGGAACGGAAGCAGAGTGGGAGACTATGTCAACTACAGCTGGAATGCCAACTATGGAACATTTTCCGCACCCAACGTTCCCCCTCTTACGAAAGCCCAGATTTCCCCAGCTGCGGTTTGGTTAGGAAACACTTCTAACTCAACGACAACCAGCCTTGCCAGTCAAACCAAAACCGGAGGATACGGATTATATCTTTGGTATGATTTAAAAGGAACCAATCAGGCATCGCAGCTTTCTGCAGGTACCCAGACACTGTACGGAGAACAAACCGTTTTAAGTGGTTCTTTACAATCATGGACACAGGGAACAAATTGCGATGCCCCTATCGGATTATATACAAGCAATCTTACAGGGACAAGTGCAAAACTGAACTGGACTGCCGTAGGAACCAGTACTTATGATATAGACTATAAGCCCGCTTCATCTGCTACCTGGACCAGCGTTGCTACTGCCGTAAGCGGAACCTCTGTAACGGTATCAGGATTAACGGTAAATACAGAATACGATTGGAGAATAAGAACCAATTGTAGTGTGAAAAGCACTTATATGTTTGCGCCAAGATTTAACAGCGGAAGCGGAACAACAATACCTACAGGTTCCTACGCCCTTTCTTTAGACGGAAGTACAACATCAGGAGCTGCCGGAAATATCAATTTAAGCGGTTCTGCATTATCTTTTGAAGGCTGGATAAAACCATCATCTTTCAAATCAGCATTCCCCTACATCTCTTCCATTATGGGTACAGAAGTAGGTGATAACAATTCCGCATTTTTACGATTAGGAGACGGGAACCTTGCCAACAATAAGCTTCAGTTTGTGGTAAGCATCAATAATGTACAGCAAAAACTGGCTTCCACTACAGCCTTGAGCGCCAATACATGGTACCACGTTGCAGCAACATACGATGGGGCTACCATGAAATTGTATATCAATGGAGTTTTGGATGCAAGCAAAGCCCAAGCAGGAAACGTTAATTCAAACGGAGCTTTCAATGTAGGATATTTATATAATGTTTCCCGGAACTTCAATGGTAAAATAGATGAGGTCCGGGTTTGGAAGCGGGCATTGAGCCAGACGGAAATCAGCCAGAATATGTGTGGAGTATCAGTTCCGGCGTCTACTCTTGCAGCCTACTGGAAATTTAATGAAGGAACAGGCTCATCAGTACAGGATACCTCAGGAAATGGAATGTCATTAACTTTAACAGGCACTAATGCTTCAAGCTGGGTAACAGATGTACCGTGTCCGGCCGGCACCCAGAAATCAGCCGGAATGGTTGAAAGCCAAAAAATATCAGGACAAATAACCGCTAAGGAGCAAATAAAACTCTATCCGAACCCGGTAAATACCTCTTCAGCACTTGGTATTTCTGTTCCTGAAGAATATAGTAAAGGAAAACTAACGGTTTATAATTTTAAGGGTGATGTTGTGGTAACAAAAACATTAACAGCAGGAAATAATCAGTATGATATATCCGGCCTTTCAGCAGGAAATTATATTGTCCGCTTTGAATCTCAGGATGGAAGCCTGAAGCAAAGTGAAAAATTAATAATAAAATAATTAATCAATCATCGGGTTTAGGCCCGGTGATTTTTCGGTTACTTCGGCTCCCCGGCTTCTCCGGAAATTTATTTAAAACGAATATTAATTAAAATAATAATATAGGTAATACACAGGATTTAGTCGATGGTACTTATCTTTACAAAATTTCCTGACTGAAAAATTGTAAAGTCTGGGATTTAGAAAACAGACAGGTTAACTATTCTTGTTTGCCTGTTTTCAGTCACAGATATATTTGGAAAGTAAAATAAAGCGAAAAATAATGCAAAATATACTAGGAATAGATATTGGAGGATCTCATATTACGCTGGCTCAGGTGAGCGCGGAAAAGCGTGAAATTATTTCTTCAACATATGTAAGAGAGCATGTCAATTCTTTTGACGATAGGGAAACTATCTTTTCAGCATGGGTTTCTGCCATTAAAAAAGCAGCCCATGATTTGAATAAAGATGATCTTTTAATAGGAATTGCAATGCCCGGACCTTTCGATTATGAAAATGGAATATCCCTGATGCAGCAAGGAAAATTTATCGATATCTACCAGATCAATATCAAAAACGAACTGGCCGGAAGATTGGCTATTTCTAAAGATCAGATTCATTTTGTAAATGATGCGGCAGCTTTTATGGAAGGCGAAGTTTTCGGAGGCTGTGTGCAAGGATTCCAAAAAGTTTTTGGAGTGACTCTTGGGACAGGACTGGGAACTACTTTTTATAATGGTGAACTGGCAACAGATGAAGATTTATGGGATTCACCTTTCAAAAAATCTATTTGTGAAGATTATCTGGCAACACGCTGGTTTGTTAATTACTACGCAGAATTAACGGGTGAACAAATTTCCGGAACCAAAGATCTGTTGGATAAACCTGTAGAAATACAAACCAGAATATTTGATGAATATGCAGACTCCTTCTCTGAGTTTATCGTGAAATACGTGGATCATTATAAGCCGGAAGTTTTAGTTATAGGAGGCAATATTGCAAAGGCTTATCCTTATTTTGAAAAAAGATTTACTGAAAATTTAGCAAAGAATAACATCAGTTTGCCAGTCAGGATTTCTGCTATTTTTGAAGATGCTGCCATTTTGGGCGCTGCCAGCTATGCATTAAAAAAAGTGTCAACAAACTAAACGAAACGATACAATGAAGTCTCTATTTTCTACCTTTTTTCTCTTATTACAAGCCTGGGCTTTTGCACAAACCGGGTCTCCCGTAGATTATGTGAACCCATTAATGGGAACCCAGTCTAAACCTTCTTTATCCAACGGAAATACCTATCCGGCGGTAGGCCTTCCTTGGGGAATGAATATCTGGACCCCGCAAACGGGCAAAATGGGCGATGGATGGGCCTATACTTATGATGCTGATAAAATAAAAGGTTTTAAACAGACCCATCAGCCCTCTCCCTGGATGAATGATTATGGAGCATTTACTCTGATGCCGGGTGTAGGTAAATTAAAATTTAAAGAAGACGAAAGAGCGAGTTGGTTCAGCCATAAAGCT
Coding sequences within:
- a CDS encoding endo-beta-N-acetylglucosaminidase H, with the protein product MKKKSIFITLMALILQAGSLLNAQQLNPAGICYVEVNNNNILNAGAYKLQTSNSYLFNVVNIFAANINYDANRGRAYLYSNNNVTKVLTNADTYIKPLQQKGMKVVLTILGNHQGAGICNFPTREAARDFALQLANTVNTYGLDGIDFDDEYSEYGNNGTGQPNDSSFVMLVQELRALLPDKLISFYYYGPAASRLSWNGSRVGDYVNYSWNANYGTFSAPNVPPLTKAQISPAAVWLGNTSNSTTTSLASQTKTGGYGLYLWYDLKGTNQASQLSAGTQTLYGEQTVLSGSLQSWTQGTNCDAPIGLYTSNLTGTSAKLNWTAVGTSTYDIDYKPASSATWTSVATAVSGTSVTVSGLTVNTEYDWRIRTNCSVKSTYMFAPRFNSGSGTTIPTGSYALSLDGSTTSGAAGNINLSGSALSFEGWIKPSSFKSAFPYISSIMGTEVGDNNSAFLRLGDGNLANNKLQFVVSINNVQQKLASTTALSANTWYHVAATYDGATMKLYINGVLDASKAQAGNVNSNGAFNVGYLYNVSRNFNGKIDEVRVWKRALSQTEISQNMCGVSVPASTLAAYWKFNEGTGSSVQDTSGNGMSLTLTGTNASSWVTDVPCPAGTQKSAGMVESQKISGQITAKEQIKLYPNPVNTSSALGISVPEEYSKGKLTVYNFKGDVVVTKTLTAGNNQYDISGLSAGNYIVRFESQDGSLKQSEKLIIK
- a CDS encoding ROK family protein, with translation MQNILGIDIGGSHITLAQVSAEKREIISSTYVREHVNSFDDRETIFSAWVSAIKKAAHDLNKDDLLIGIAMPGPFDYENGISLMQQGKFIDIYQINIKNELAGRLAISKDQIHFVNDAAAFMEGEVFGGCVQGFQKVFGVTLGTGLGTTFYNGELATDEDLWDSPFKKSICEDYLATRWFVNYYAELTGEQISGTKDLLDKPVEIQTRIFDEYADSFSEFIVKYVDHYKPEVLVIGGNIAKAYPYFEKRFTENLAKNNISLPVRISAIFEDAAILGAASYALKKVSTN